A stretch of the Vigna radiata var. radiata cultivar VC1973A chromosome 7, Vradiata_ver6, whole genome shotgun sequence genome encodes the following:
- the LOC111242134 gene encoding zinc finger BED domain-containing protein RICESLEEPER 2-like isoform X2, translating to MMFGSSYPTSNLYFMQIWKIQLIIEENLLNXDVTLKDMAMSMKEKFQKYWKEYRIGLAFGAILDPRLKIDFITYCYKKLDPLTYAEKTKKVLEKFKRLFEEYVKNFSTSSVSLSQSPTESILMSQSNTEGKKFKRSRIISDFKMYQNESKSIIGRNEIDAYLDEPTVDDDEDNEDFXVLKYWKTNEKKFXIXSIMARDVFSIPITTVASESAFSKGGRVLSKYRSSILPKHVQMLICTQNWLYGFAENPSDEIVEDSFGHERIDESKVVEDVESLQH from the exons ATGATGTTTGGTTCATCTTATCCCACTTCAAACTTGTATTTTATGCAAATATGGAAAATTCAACTTATCATTGAAGAGAATTTGTTGAATNAAGATGTGACCTTAAAGGATATGGCTATGAGTATGAAAGAAAAGTTTCAAAAGTATTGGAAGGAGTATAGAATTGGGTTAGCTTTTGGAGCTATTCTTGATCCACGACTAAAGATTGATTTTATAacatattgttataaaaaattggatCCTCTAACTTATGcagagaaaacaaagaaagtgtTAGAGAAGTTCAAGAGGTTATTTGAAGAATATGTAAAGAACTTTTCTACCTCTAGTGTTTCTCTTTCCCAATCACCTACTGAATCCATCTTGATGTCTCAGTCCAATACTGAAGGGAAAAAGTTTAAGAGATCAAGGATTATTTCG gattttaaaatgtatcaaaatgaATCAAAATCTATCATTGGAAGGAACGAGATAGATGCTTATTTAGATGAACCAACagtagatgatgatgaagacaaTGAAGATTTTGNTGTGCTNAAATATTGGAAGACTAATGAGAAAAAATTTGNCATATTNTCTATAATGGCTCGAGATGTGTTTAGTATTCCCATCACTACAGTGGCATCAGAGTCAGCTTTCAGCAAAGGTGGGCGTGTACTTTCGAAATACAGAAGCTCCATCCTTCCTAAGCATGTGCAAATGTTGATTTGTACTCAAAATTGGCTATATGGATTTGCTGAAAATCCTAGCG atgaaattgttgaaGATAGTTTTGGTCATGAGAGAATTGATGAGTCTAAAGTTGTAGAAGATGTTGAAAGTCTTCAACATTAA
- the LOC111242134 gene encoding zinc finger BED domain-containing protein RICESLEEPER 2-like isoform X1, with protein sequence MMFGSSYPTSNLYFMQIWKIQLIIEENLLNXDVTLKDMAMSMKEKFQKYWKEYRIGLAFGAILDPRLKIDFITYCYKKLDPLTYAEKTKKVLEKFKRLFEEYVKNFSTSSVSLSQSPTESILMSQSNTEGKKFKRSRIISDFKMYQNESKSIIGRNEIDAYLDEPTVDDDEDNEDFXVLKYWKTNEKKFXIXSIMARDVFSIPITTVASESAFSKGGRVLSKYRSSILPKHVQMLICTQNWLYGFAENPSGEYEIVEDSFGHERIDESKVVEDVESLQH encoded by the exons ATGATGTTTGGTTCATCTTATCCCACTTCAAACTTGTATTTTATGCAAATATGGAAAATTCAACTTATCATTGAAGAGAATTTGTTGAATNAAGATGTGACCTTAAAGGATATGGCTATGAGTATGAAAGAAAAGTTTCAAAAGTATTGGAAGGAGTATAGAATTGGGTTAGCTTTTGGAGCTATTCTTGATCCACGACTAAAGATTGATTTTATAacatattgttataaaaaattggatCCTCTAACTTATGcagagaaaacaaagaaagtgtTAGAGAAGTTCAAGAGGTTATTTGAAGAATATGTAAAGAACTTTTCTACCTCTAGTGTTTCTCTTTCCCAATCACCTACTGAATCCATCTTGATGTCTCAGTCCAATACTGAAGGGAAAAAGTTTAAGAGATCAAGGATTATTTCG gattttaaaatgtatcaaaatgaATCAAAATCTATCATTGGAAGGAACGAGATAGATGCTTATTTAGATGAACCAACagtagatgatgatgaagacaaTGAAGATTTTGNTGTGCTNAAATATTGGAAGACTAATGAGAAAAAATTTGNCATATTNTCTATAATGGCTCGAGATGTGTTTAGTATTCCCATCACTACAGTGGCATCAGAGTCAGCTTTCAGCAAAGGTGGGCGTGTACTTTCGAAATACAGAAGCTCCATCCTTCCTAAGCATGTGCAAATGTTGATTTGTACTCAAAATTGGCTATATGGATTTGCTGAAAATCCTAGCGGTGAgt atgaaattgttgaaGATAGTTTTGGTCATGAGAGAATTGATGAGTCTAAAGTTGTAGAAGATGTTGAAAGTCTTCAACATTAA